The following are encoded together in the Lathyrus oleraceus cultivar Zhongwan6 chromosome 3, CAAS_Psat_ZW6_1.0, whole genome shotgun sequence genome:
- the LOC127132490 gene encoding serine/threonine-protein kinase haspin homolog, with product MSRSTSSSKVTMSTATADGTQNPNPPPPTSLDLWSQIVAEENQDYGNQIDVVFRRRKPRNDPNNANSMVSDDIPRRPSRVSFADPNKRISWKRSLSTRGRISIAVGASMVYQPELKKDKRKGKPPAIPKGKNVKAPNFDKERLYFQEVDAFELMEESPSPKKVGTWIVGNNMEEVPLPSLCSRLERWLHSRRLNPRCGPSSRLSKILDTPTMNLEVRMRSLDQSGLSNSQLSNLKSGESNRSLNNASLIESEGCEDVEAGLKKLSLTSTTSSIYDDHNNPFSVLLEICGQSAPSMLQDLFSRYSGSETVVKVGEGTYGEAFKVGNCVCKIVPFDGDLRVNGEIQKKSEELLEEVLLSKTLNQLRGNDGVSNNNLCRTFIESKEFRVCQGLYDEVLVRAWEDWDHKHNSENDHPNEFPEQQCYMVFVQQHGGKDLEGFVLLNFDEARTLLVQVAAGLAVAESAYEFEHRDLHWGNILVSRSDDSATLQFTLDGKNLLVETYGLMISIIDFTLSRMNTGDSILYLDLSADPDLFKGPKGDKQSETYRKMKEVTEDWWEGSFPKTNVLWLVYLVDILLTKKTFERTSKDERDLRSLKKRLDKYNSAKEAVFDPFFTDLFVESNPMA from the exons ATGAGCAGAAGCACAAGCAGCAGCAAAGTCACAATGAGCACCGCCACCGCCGATGGGACACAAAACCCTAACCCTCCACCACCCACTTCTCTTGATCTATGGTCACAAATCGTCGCCGAAGAAAACCAAGACTACGGCAATCAAATTGACGTTGTTTTCCGAAGAAGAAAGCCTCGCAATGACCCAAATAATGCCAACTC AATGGTTTCCGATGATATTCCCCGGCGTCCGAGTCGGGTGAGTTTTGCTGATCCAAACAAGCGAATTAGTTGGAAGCGTTCTCTTTCCACCAG AGGGAGAATAAGTATAGCGGTTGGTGCTTCTATGGTTTATCAGCCTGAGCTAAAGAAGGATAAAAGAAAAGGCAAACCACCTGCTATTCCCAAA GGTAAGAATGTTAAAGCTCCCAACTTTGACAAGGAAAGATTATACTTTCAAGAGGTTGATGCTTTTGAGTTGATGGAGGAGAGCCCCTCTCCGAAGAAAGTTGGCACATGGATTGTAGGCAATAATATGGAAGAGGTCCCATTACCATCACTATGTTCTAGATTGGAAAGATGGTTACACTCCAGAAGGTTAAACCCCAGATGTGGTCCCTCAAGCAGACTATCCAAAATCCTTGATACCCCAACAATGAATTTAGAAGTTAGAATGAGATCGTTGGATCAAAGTGGGCTAAGCAATTCACAATTGAGTAACTTAAAATCTGGAGAAAGTAATAGAAGTTTAAACAATGCGAGTCTTATTGAGAGTGAAGGTTGTGAGGATGTAGAAGCTGGTCTAAAGAAACTTTCTCTGACATCAACAACATCCTCCATATATGATGACCACAATAATCCATTTTCTGTTCTATTAGAAATTTGTGGGCAGTCCGCACCTTCTATGTTACAAGATTTGTTCTCTAGGTATAG TGGTTCTGAAACAGTTGTGAAAGTAGGCGAAGGAACATATGGAGAAGCTTTCAAGGTTGGGAATTGTGTATGCAAAATAGTTCCTTTTGATGGGGATCTTAGAGTGAATGGAGAAATCCAAAAG AAATCAGAAGAATTGCTGGAGGAGGTGCTTCTTTCCAAAACTCTGAATCAATTGAGAGGAAATGATGGAGTTTCGAATAATAATCTATGCAGAACATTCATAGAATCCAAAGA ATTTAGGGTATGCCAAGGTCTATATGATGAGGTTCTGGTTCGAGCATGGGAAGATTGGGATCACAAGCATAATTCAGAGAATGATCACCCAAATGAGTTCCCAGAGCAACAG TGTTACATGGTCTTTGTGCAACAACACGGCGGCAAGGATCTTGAAGGTTTTGTGCTCCTTAATTTTGACGAGGCAAGGACTTTACTGGTTCAG GTTGCAGCTGGGCTTGCTGTGGCCGAGTCTGCCTATGAATTTGAACATCGAGATCTTCACTG GGGAAATATACTTGTGAGCCGAAGTGATGATTCAGCAACATTGCAGTTCACTCTCGATGGAAAAAACTTATTAGTTGAAACCTACGGATTGATGATATCTATTATTGACTTTACGTTATCTAGAATGAACACTG GTGACAGCATACTGTACTTAGATCTTTCCGCCGATCCGGACCTATTCAAAGGGCCAAAAGGAGACAAACAG TCAGAAACATATCGGAAGATGAAGGAAGTAACTGAAGATTGGTGGGAAGGAAG TTTTCCTAAAACGAATGTGTTATGGTTGGTCTACTTGGTAGACATACTACTCACGAAGAAAACATTT GAACGTACTTCAAAAGACGAGAGAGATCTACGCTCGTTAAAGAAACGACTGGACAAGTATAATTCAGCCAAGGAAGCAGTTTTTGACCCTTTCTTCACTGACTTGTTTGTTGAGTCAAACCCAATGGCTTAA